A section of the Oncorhynchus gorbuscha isolate QuinsamMale2020 ecotype Even-year linkage group LG06, OgorEven_v1.0, whole genome shotgun sequence genome encodes:
- the LOC124038400 gene encoding E3 SUMO-protein ligase ZNF451-like isoform X1 — MSSPIGANDDEDEVEFVSEAPLRPVLECIDLLSDGEDDGSLPTAETIEDENDRQKAQVTSTLDRLARQVAVANKERVEKCKAFKEKQISQKAHGRQELAFSPNGNAYDAKRCVDMWLKMPGVKPGVINTGASWRRRQVPFPTSSSSTHTCPVINCGRVYDNVPLLEGHLKRFDHSPCDPTIYLKGSSAELFACVACGLNFETKEAWKVHQQSKLSFPDKDHDHTQTCQPIVCFACPACYLLFYIRDECLQHMSAKNHFSQSIVMSETKGTALPVPFPRYAKNRLIALCKEVSFSVRCTTCQKGLNSHMEAQAHFNVQCRQGAAKAEAERTVVQVMKQLQVLGQCAVCCKLFLNQGDVERHKELSQHNTEVNCTMEKAILLYSNFYEIQHAKRAAATSRPKQSKGSVTPSQKRDKERGDSVGSPAKRQRCGGALNGSAGPSRSCLIVAWFCECGQRFSEEDTASKHLFAANHIFHQCGVCGKHMGESSITRLHMSRFHGGAHLSNFLFHCRLCKVDMPRHEDILLHVSEAHSGHTYFRERAVSDEEPAPIPYAKPSTSGRPSALNDIRTRTTTPTPPPKQDERWICRMCEDIFNSERAVHKHCRDVSNHSFQRFSCGHCPQKYFKEATVRRHCVNEHSNQIVTRYFCGLCDSMEYDTEGEFQEHYRGLHSKDYYRMDEPEVDRPIEAENSRSSPLATASDRHECLCPCMSSEKDKDERKATFTRCMKRLSSENECSYVCVPCDVQVSSFSQIKTHVHTQHKALGLENTFDVVCGSCQESHKDVPSFHNHYHSQHCPLEPCSSSRDGGESRMGKAAASSPVKTLVAMEIKPEVNEEEFEDVKHAIAMNLDEVRDDTEAHGGESDEEMKRALALSVEDPREPTDVDIEMEEALKRSLLEY, encoded by the exons ATGTCCTCCCCAATTGGAGCaaatgatgatgaagatgaggtGGAGTTTGTGTCA GAGGCTCCACTCAGACCTGTACTGGAATGTATTGATTTACTGAGTGATGGGGAAGACGATGGAAGTTTACCCACAGCCGAGACA ATTGAAGATGAGAATGACCGACAGAAAGCTCAGGTCACCTCCACTTTGGACAGATTAGCTCGCCAAGTGGCTGTGGCGAATAAGGAAAGAGTAGAGAAGTGTAAAGCCTTCAAG GAGAAGCAAATCTCACAAAAGGCTCATGGACGGCAGGAGCTGGCATTTAGTCCCAATGGTAACGCATACGACGCCAAGCGCTGTGTGGATATGTGGTTAAAGATGCCAG GTGTGAAACCTGGGGTCATCAATACTGGAGCTAGCTGGAGACGCAGACAGGTCCCCTTTCCCACCAGTAGCTCATCCACACATACCTGTCCAGTGATCAACTGTGGTCGGGTTTATGACAACGTACCTCTCCTAGAAGGTCACTTGAAAAG GTTTGACCACTCTCCTTGTGACCCGACCATCTACCTGAAAGGAAGCTCAGCTGAGCTGTTTGCTTGCGTTGCTTGTGGTCTTAATTTTGAAACCAAAGAAGCTTGGAAGGTGCATCAGCAGTCAAAG CTGTCCTTCCCTGATAAAGACCATGACCACACTCAGACCTGCCAGCCGATCGTGTGCTTCGCCTGCCCTGCCTGCTATCTCCTCTTTTACATCAGGGACGAGTGCCTCCAGCATATGTCAGCCAAAAACCACTTCTCTCAGTCCATCGTCATGAGTG AAACTAAAGGGACAGCATTGCCAGTTCCTTTCCCACGATATGCAAAGAATCGTCTCATTGCTTTGTGTAAGGAAGTTTCATTCAGCGTGAGATGTACGACATGCCAGAAGGGGCTTAACTCACACATGGAAGCACAGGCCCACTTCAA TGTGCAGTGCAGACAGGGCGCTGCCAAGGCtgaggcagagagaacagtggtGCAGGTCATGAAACAACTACAAGTGCTGGGCCAGTGCGCAGTGTGTTGCAAACTGTTCCTCAACCAAGGTGATGTTGAGAGGCATAAAGAATTGAGTCAGCACAATACTGAGGTCAACTGCACCATGGAAAAGGCAATTCTGCTCTACAGCAATTTCTATGAAATCCAACACGCCAAGAGGGCTGCAGCGACTTCACGGCCCAAACAGTCAAAAGGTTCTGTAACCCCCTCTCAGAAGagggacaaggagagaggtgATTCTGTTGGATCCCCAGCCAAGCGCCAGAGATGCGGGGGAGCTTTGAATGGCAGCGCTGGGCCCTCAAGGAGTTGCTTGATAGTGGCATGGTTTTGTGAGTGTGGCCAGCGCTTTTCAGAGGAGGACACTGCCAGCAAGCACCTTTTTGCTGCCAATCATATCTTCCATCAATGTGGCGTGTGTGGAAAGCATATGGGCGAGTCGTCCATCACTCGCCTGCACATGAGCCGTTTTCACGGCGGTGCCCACCTCTCAAACTTCCTCTTTCACTGCCGGCTGTGCAAGGTTGACATGCCGCGTCACGAGGACATCCTGTTGCATGTGTCAGAGGCCCACAGTGGACACACTTACTTCAGGGAGAGAGCGGTATCGGACGAGGAGCCTGCTCCCATTCCCTATGCCAAACCCTCCACCAGTGGAAGACCCAGCGCCCTCAATGATATCAGGACTAGAACTACAACTCCCACACCTCCTCCCAAACAGGATGAGAGGTGGATTTGCAGGATGTGTGAAGACATCTTTAACTCGGAGCGAGCTGTGCACAAGCACTGCAGAGACGTGAGCAACCACAGTTTCCAGAGATTTTCCTGTGGCCACTGCCCACAGAAGTACTTCAAGGAGGCCACAGTACGCAGGCACTGTGTGAACGAGCACAGCAACCAAATAGTGACGCGGTACTTCTGCGGGCTCTGTGACAGCATGGAGTATGACACTGAGGGGGAGTTCCAAGAGCACTATAGGGGCCTTCACAGTAAGGACTACTACCGCATGGATGAGCCTGAGGTTGATAGACCCATTGAGGCCGAAAACTCCAGATCCAGTCCATTGGCAACAGCCAGTGACAGGCATGAATGTCTCTGTCCATGCATGTCATCAGAAAAGGACAAAGATGAAAGGAAGGCTACCTTCACACGATGCATGAAGCGGCTATCCAGTGAAAACGAATGCAGCTACGTGTGTGTACCATGCGATGTCCAGGTGTCCTCCTTTTCCCAGATAAAGACTCATGTCCACACTCAACACAAAGCCTTGGGGCTAGAGAATACCTTTGACGTGGTGTGTGGATCCTGTCAGGAGAGTCATAAGGACGTTCCCAGTTTCCATAACCACTACCACTCCCAGCACTGCCCTCTGGAACCATGCTCAAGCTCCAGGGATGGAGGTGAGAGTCGTATGGGGAAGGCAGCAGCTTCCTCCCCTGTCAAGACATTGGTTGCTATGGAGATCAAACCAGAAGTGAATG aGGAGGAGTTTGAAGATGTGAAACATGCCATTGCTATGAACTTGGATGAGGTCAGAGATGACACTGAAGCTCATGGAG GTGAATCTGATGAGGAGATGAAGCGTGCCTTGGCTTTAAGTGTGGAAGACCCAAGAGAGCCAACTGACGTTGATATTG AGATGGAGGAAGCGCTCAAAAGAAGCCTTTTGGAATACTGA
- the LOC124038400 gene encoding E3 SUMO-protein ligase ZNF451-like isoform X2 has product MSSPIGANDDEDEVEFVSEAPLRPVLECIDLLSDGEDDGSLPTAETIEDENDRQKAQVTSTLDRLARQVAVANKERVEKCKAFKEKQISQKAHGRQELAFSPNGNAYDAKRCVDMWLKMPGVKPGVINTGASWRRRQVPFPTSSSSTHTCPVINCGRVYDNVPLLEGHLKRFDHSPCDPTIYLKGSSAELFACVACGLNFETKEAWKVHQQSKLSFPDKDHDHTQTCQPIVCFACPACYLLFYIRDECLQHMSAKNHFSQSIVMSETKGTALPVPFPRYAKNRLIALCKEVSFSVRCTTCQKGLNSHMEAQAHFNVQCRQGAAKAEAERTVVQVMKQLQVLGQCAVCCKLFLNQGDVERHKELSQHNTEVNCTMEKAILLYSNFYEIQHAKRAAATSRPKQSKGSVTPSQKRDKERGDSVGSPAKRQRCGGALNGSAGPSRSCLIVAWFCECGQRFSEEDTASKHLFAANHIFHQCGVCGKHMGESSITRLHMSRFHGGAHLSNFLFHCRLCKVDMPRHEDILLHVSEAHSGHTYFRERAVSDEEPAPIPYAKPSTSGRPSALNDIRTRTTTPTPPPKQDERWICRMCEDIFNSERAVHKHCRDVSNHSFQRFSCGHCPQKYFKEATVRRHCVNEHSNQIVTRYFCGLCDSMEYDTEGEFQEHYRGLHSKDYYRMDEPEVDRPIEAENSRSSPLATASDRHECLCPCMSSEKDKDERKATFTRCMKRLSSENECSYVCVPCDVQVSSFSQIKTHVHTQHKALGLENTFDVVCGSCQESHKDVPSFHNHYHSQHCPLEPCSSSRDGGESRMGKAAASSPVKTLVAMEIKPEVNEEEFEDVKHAIAMNLDEVRDDTEAHGGESDEEMKRALALSVEDPREPTDVDIALHA; this is encoded by the exons ATGTCCTCCCCAATTGGAGCaaatgatgatgaagatgaggtGGAGTTTGTGTCA GAGGCTCCACTCAGACCTGTACTGGAATGTATTGATTTACTGAGTGATGGGGAAGACGATGGAAGTTTACCCACAGCCGAGACA ATTGAAGATGAGAATGACCGACAGAAAGCTCAGGTCACCTCCACTTTGGACAGATTAGCTCGCCAAGTGGCTGTGGCGAATAAGGAAAGAGTAGAGAAGTGTAAAGCCTTCAAG GAGAAGCAAATCTCACAAAAGGCTCATGGACGGCAGGAGCTGGCATTTAGTCCCAATGGTAACGCATACGACGCCAAGCGCTGTGTGGATATGTGGTTAAAGATGCCAG GTGTGAAACCTGGGGTCATCAATACTGGAGCTAGCTGGAGACGCAGACAGGTCCCCTTTCCCACCAGTAGCTCATCCACACATACCTGTCCAGTGATCAACTGTGGTCGGGTTTATGACAACGTACCTCTCCTAGAAGGTCACTTGAAAAG GTTTGACCACTCTCCTTGTGACCCGACCATCTACCTGAAAGGAAGCTCAGCTGAGCTGTTTGCTTGCGTTGCTTGTGGTCTTAATTTTGAAACCAAAGAAGCTTGGAAGGTGCATCAGCAGTCAAAG CTGTCCTTCCCTGATAAAGACCATGACCACACTCAGACCTGCCAGCCGATCGTGTGCTTCGCCTGCCCTGCCTGCTATCTCCTCTTTTACATCAGGGACGAGTGCCTCCAGCATATGTCAGCCAAAAACCACTTCTCTCAGTCCATCGTCATGAGTG AAACTAAAGGGACAGCATTGCCAGTTCCTTTCCCACGATATGCAAAGAATCGTCTCATTGCTTTGTGTAAGGAAGTTTCATTCAGCGTGAGATGTACGACATGCCAGAAGGGGCTTAACTCACACATGGAAGCACAGGCCCACTTCAA TGTGCAGTGCAGACAGGGCGCTGCCAAGGCtgaggcagagagaacagtggtGCAGGTCATGAAACAACTACAAGTGCTGGGCCAGTGCGCAGTGTGTTGCAAACTGTTCCTCAACCAAGGTGATGTTGAGAGGCATAAAGAATTGAGTCAGCACAATACTGAGGTCAACTGCACCATGGAAAAGGCAATTCTGCTCTACAGCAATTTCTATGAAATCCAACACGCCAAGAGGGCTGCAGCGACTTCACGGCCCAAACAGTCAAAAGGTTCTGTAACCCCCTCTCAGAAGagggacaaggagagaggtgATTCTGTTGGATCCCCAGCCAAGCGCCAGAGATGCGGGGGAGCTTTGAATGGCAGCGCTGGGCCCTCAAGGAGTTGCTTGATAGTGGCATGGTTTTGTGAGTGTGGCCAGCGCTTTTCAGAGGAGGACACTGCCAGCAAGCACCTTTTTGCTGCCAATCATATCTTCCATCAATGTGGCGTGTGTGGAAAGCATATGGGCGAGTCGTCCATCACTCGCCTGCACATGAGCCGTTTTCACGGCGGTGCCCACCTCTCAAACTTCCTCTTTCACTGCCGGCTGTGCAAGGTTGACATGCCGCGTCACGAGGACATCCTGTTGCATGTGTCAGAGGCCCACAGTGGACACACTTACTTCAGGGAGAGAGCGGTATCGGACGAGGAGCCTGCTCCCATTCCCTATGCCAAACCCTCCACCAGTGGAAGACCCAGCGCCCTCAATGATATCAGGACTAGAACTACAACTCCCACACCTCCTCCCAAACAGGATGAGAGGTGGATTTGCAGGATGTGTGAAGACATCTTTAACTCGGAGCGAGCTGTGCACAAGCACTGCAGAGACGTGAGCAACCACAGTTTCCAGAGATTTTCCTGTGGCCACTGCCCACAGAAGTACTTCAAGGAGGCCACAGTACGCAGGCACTGTGTGAACGAGCACAGCAACCAAATAGTGACGCGGTACTTCTGCGGGCTCTGTGACAGCATGGAGTATGACACTGAGGGGGAGTTCCAAGAGCACTATAGGGGCCTTCACAGTAAGGACTACTACCGCATGGATGAGCCTGAGGTTGATAGACCCATTGAGGCCGAAAACTCCAGATCCAGTCCATTGGCAACAGCCAGTGACAGGCATGAATGTCTCTGTCCATGCATGTCATCAGAAAAGGACAAAGATGAAAGGAAGGCTACCTTCACACGATGCATGAAGCGGCTATCCAGTGAAAACGAATGCAGCTACGTGTGTGTACCATGCGATGTCCAGGTGTCCTCCTTTTCCCAGATAAAGACTCATGTCCACACTCAACACAAAGCCTTGGGGCTAGAGAATACCTTTGACGTGGTGTGTGGATCCTGTCAGGAGAGTCATAAGGACGTTCCCAGTTTCCATAACCACTACCACTCCCAGCACTGCCCTCTGGAACCATGCTCAAGCTCCAGGGATGGAGGTGAGAGTCGTATGGGGAAGGCAGCAGCTTCCTCCCCTGTCAAGACATTGGTTGCTATGGAGATCAAACCAGAAGTGAATG aGGAGGAGTTTGAAGATGTGAAACATGCCATTGCTATGAACTTGGATGAGGTCAGAGATGACACTGAAGCTCATGGAG GTGAATCTGATGAGGAGATGAAGCGTGCCTTGGCTTTAAGTGTGGAAGACCCAAGAGAGCCAACTGACGTTGATATTG CATTACATGCTTGA